The proteins below come from a single Limnohabitans sp. 2KL-27 genomic window:
- the ispE gene encoding 4-(cytidine 5'-diphospho)-2-C-methyl-D-erythritol kinase produces MKLLHDVPAPAKLNLFLHITGQRPDGYHLLQSVFMLIDWCDTLHFEKRPGGAISREDLTVQLPADDLITRAAKLLQQHTGCTQGVHIAVEKQIPAQAGMGGGSSDAASCLLALNRLWDLKLSLPALAQLGLQLGADVPFFLRGRNAWVEGIGEIITPIALPKAQFWVLKPPSGVETSQIFTHPSLQRATKPATISVFAAQPYDFGHNDLQPVAQTICPDVRLALQVLGNAGMNGKMTGSGSAVFAHCTSGIASIQVPDLWHVRKCSNLEVHPLQGWATSDS; encoded by the coding sequence ATGAAACTGCTGCACGACGTTCCGGCCCCGGCCAAACTCAACCTGTTCCTGCACATCACAGGCCAGCGGCCCGATGGTTACCACCTGCTGCAATCGGTGTTCATGCTCATCGACTGGTGCGACACCCTGCACTTTGAAAAGCGCCCCGGCGGCGCCATCAGCCGCGAAGACCTGACCGTCCAGTTGCCCGCCGACGACCTGATCACCCGCGCTGCCAAATTGCTGCAGCAGCACACCGGCTGCACACAAGGCGTTCACATCGCGGTCGAGAAACAAATTCCGGCTCAAGCGGGCATGGGCGGCGGCTCATCGGACGCCGCCAGCTGCCTGCTCGCGCTCAACCGGCTTTGGGACCTGAAACTGTCCCTGCCCGCACTGGCGCAACTGGGCTTGCAGCTGGGCGCAGATGTGCCTTTTTTTCTGCGTGGCCGCAATGCCTGGGTGGAAGGCATCGGCGAAATCATCACCCCCATCGCACTGCCTAAGGCGCAGTTTTGGGTCCTCAAACCACCTTCGGGCGTCGAAACATCCCAAATTTTTACGCACCCGTCGCTTCAACGGGCCACAAAGCCTGCTACAATTTCGGTCTTCGCTGCGCAGCCATATGACTTTGGTCACAATGATCTGCAACCCGTCGCCCAAACGATCTGTCCAGATGTTCGTCTCGCACTCCAAGTGCTTGGCAACGCAGGCATGAACGGCAAAATGACGGGTTCTGGCAGTGCAGTGTTTGCGCATTGCACCTCAGGCATCGCGTCAATTCAGGTCCCAGACCTTTGGCACGTGCGCAAATGCAGCAATTTGGAGGTTCATCCTTTACAGGGTTGGGCCACCAGCGATAGTTGA